One genomic segment of Chryseobacterium phocaeense includes these proteins:
- a CDS encoding TonB-dependent receptor: MKTQLEKLLTLAFLCLIFFVSAQKQLIIGTVFDDNQPLPGASVKINGLSKNTATDIDGKFTFNDIKEGQYHLQISYIGYETSDIDIEVKSGETVDLGAVKLSQQRKNIDEVVVTGTLKNTEARALNLQKNAVNITNVIASDGIGKLPDRNAAETVQRVQGVSIERDQGEGRFVSLRGLPPFWASTTINGNRLPTAEEETTSRATAFDFFPTELISYVHVNKSFTPDMEADGIGGGVNFITKTPPMKTEFKATLGSGYNAKSDKGVYNLGLLYGGRTKDKKFGYLFNVAHFIRNWSTDNFEARRSGDEGVFRMELRDYNGVRKTTGVNAAFEYVLSPKNTFYLKGMYGTLSDDETHYKHRIRFDKFSAANNTARVELQNIHNLLITELTSVSLGGIHTLNKGKIDWDLSYYDNRFKYGNIPDKQNNSYYVIKYTQSGVGINPDYISDHGNGPRAYWKADGGKLDYKNPDALFGFYSDPNFKMDASQMRFTDLEFYKVFVEEKDKIVAAFNHEINTSDKLTLKYGFKYRDKERNARFSDIFYNWNGGTAPLLSDYAPYITTQPNGPKYLSEMNAHIGNTFGPVLSTTGMDQFWFQNQGNLKINPADSEALEYNKALGRNFDVFEKHADAYGMGTYKLNDKIIILGGIRLSNTNTKVQGYNVIDNVPTPVEHTKNYLAVLPMLHIKYTLNDKTNLRFAATRTFSRPNFGDLTPGGTYIEADNEFKGGNPNLNPTYSLNFDLMGEYYFSNVGIVSGGVFYKSITDPIFQDSFIGSYNGMNGVQFTAPNNGKAAWLGGIELGINKRFDFLPGFLQYFGSQVNATFMTSEMEKPSGRTVALPYQAKELYNVQLFFEKKGFNARLAYNYKGKYAVEYAEDDINDSYYGKYSSLDFGGSYQFTKHLMLYADVNNILNKPLIYHFGKNEERPEQVEYYGVRCNLGIKLNF, translated from the coding sequence ATGAAGACCCAATTAGAGAAATTACTTACCCTTGCTTTTTTGTGTTTGATCTTTTTTGTGTCAGCACAAAAGCAGTTAATTATAGGAACTGTTTTTGACGACAACCAGCCTCTTCCCGGCGCGTCAGTTAAAATAAACGGTTTATCAAAAAATACAGCAACTGATATCGATGGAAAATTTACATTCAATGATATCAAAGAAGGACAATATCATCTACAGATCAGTTATATTGGTTATGAAACGTCTGATATTGACATAGAAGTGAAATCCGGGGAAACGGTGGATCTTGGAGCTGTAAAACTATCCCAGCAGAGAAAAAACATTGACGAAGTTGTCGTAACCGGAACTTTGAAAAATACGGAAGCGAGAGCTTTAAATCTTCAAAAAAACGCGGTAAATATCACCAATGTCATTGCATCAGACGGAATCGGAAAGCTTCCGGACAGAAATGCGGCTGAAACGGTTCAGCGTGTTCAGGGTGTTTCTATTGAACGGGATCAGGGCGAAGGAAGATTTGTTTCACTAAGAGGACTTCCGCCATTCTGGGCCTCTACTACCATCAACGGAAACAGACTTCCTACCGCAGAAGAAGAAACCACATCCAGAGCAACAGCTTTTGATTTTTTCCCTACTGAACTCATTTCCTACGTTCATGTCAACAAGTCTTTCACTCCGGATATGGAAGCCGATGGAATAGGTGGCGGCGTGAACTTCATTACCAAAACACCACCGATGAAAACAGAGTTCAAAGCAACGCTGGGAAGCGGTTACAATGCTAAATCTGACAAAGGTGTTTATAACCTTGGTTTACTTTACGGAGGCAGGACAAAGGATAAAAAATTCGGGTACTTATTCAATGTGGCCCACTTTATCAGAAACTGGTCTACCGATAATTTTGAAGCGAGAAGAAGCGGTGATGAAGGTGTTTTCAGAATGGAACTTCGTGATTATAACGGAGTCAGAAAAACAACCGGTGTAAATGCGGCTTTTGAATACGTGCTTTCTCCAAAGAATACATTTTATCTGAAGGGAATGTACGGAACGCTTTCAGATGATGAAACCCACTATAAACACAGGATCAGATTTGATAAATTCAGTGCAGCCAATAATACGGCAAGAGTAGAGCTTCAGAATATCCATAACCTTCTGATCACAGAGCTTACTTCTGTTTCACTAGGTGGAATCCATACTTTAAACAAAGGGAAAATCGACTGGGATTTATCCTATTATGACAACCGCTTTAAATACGGAAATATTCCGGATAAGCAGAACAATTCTTATTATGTGATCAAATACACCCAATCCGGTGTAGGCATCAATCCTGATTATATTTCCGATCATGGAAACGGTCCAAGAGCCTATTGGAAAGCAGACGGCGGAAAATTAGACTATAAAAACCCGGATGCCTTATTTGGATTCTACAGCGATCCGAATTTTAAAATGGATGCTTCCCAGATGAGATTTACCGACCTTGAATTCTACAAAGTTTTTGTGGAGGAAAAAGACAAGATTGTCGCAGCTTTCAACCACGAAATCAATACGTCTGATAAGCTGACCTTAAAATACGGTTTCAAATACAGGGACAAGGAAAGAAATGCAAGATTCTCCGATATTTTCTACAACTGGAACGGAGGAACTGCCCCGCTGCTTTCGGATTACGCTCCCTATATCACCACTCAGCCGAATGGTCCAAAATACTTAAGCGAAATGAACGCCCACATCGGAAATACATTCGGGCCTGTATTGTCTACTACAGGAATGGATCAGTTCTGGTTCCAGAACCAGGGAAACCTGAAGATCAACCCGGCAGATTCCGAAGCACTGGAATACAATAAGGCATTGGGTAGAAACTTCGATGTTTTTGAAAAGCATGCTGATGCGTATGGAATGGGAACTTATAAACTGAATGACAAGATCATTATTTTAGGAGGAATCAGGTTATCCAATACCAATACAAAAGTACAGGGTTATAATGTGATAGACAATGTTCCTACTCCGGTAGAGCACACCAAGAATTATCTCGCCGTACTTCCAATGTTACATATTAAATACACCTTAAACGATAAAACCAATCTGCGTTTTGCCGCCACACGGACTTTTTCAAGACCCAATTTCGGGGATCTGACGCCAGGTGGAACTTATATTGAAGCGGATAATGAATTCAAAGGAGGGAATCCCAACCTTAATCCAACCTATTCTTTAAACTTTGACCTGATGGGAGAATATTATTTCTCAAATGTGGGGATTGTAAGCGGAGGTGTTTTCTATAAATCCATCACAGATCCTATTTTTCAGGATTCCTTTATCGGAAGCTACAACGGGATGAACGGGGTGCAGTTTACAGCACCGAACAATGGAAAAGCAGCCTGGCTGGGAGGTATTGAACTTGGAATCAATAAGAGATTTGATTTCCTTCCGGGATTCCTGCAATATTTCGGATCCCAGGTGAATGCCACTTTCATGACTTCTGAAATGGAAAAGCCAAGCGGAAGAACAGTAGCACTTCCTTATCAGGCCAAAGAGCTTTATAACGTACAGCTTTTCTTTGAGAAGAAAGGATTCAATGCGAGGCTTGCATACAATTACAAAGGAAAGTATGCGGTAGAATATGCAGAGGATGATATCAATGATTCTTACTATGGAAAATACAGCAGTCTGGATTTCGGAGGATCTTATCAGTTCACCAAACACCTGATGCTCTATGCTGATGTAAACAATATCCTGAACAAACCATTAATCTATCATTTCGGGAAGAACGAAGAACGTCCGGAGCAGGTAGAATATTATGGCGTACGATGTAACCTGGGAATAAAACTGAACTTTTAA
- a CDS encoding HAD-IA family hydrolase, giving the protein MKNIELLVLDMAGTTINEDNVVYKTLTAAVNNHGYQVTLDKVLSSCAGMEKLEAITSLLKEINGNEADAPVIFQDFSEQLKEAYRGLDVKPINGTENFLLKMKSMNKIVVLNTGYTSEIARQLLDKLQWKESIHFDALITADDVSESRPSPEMIYLAMKKFNISEPGNVLKAGDSVIDIEEGKNAGCGLTVAVLSGAQNRTELETAHPDYIFNTISEAEDIL; this is encoded by the coding sequence ATGAAGAATATAGAATTACTGGTTCTGGATATGGCCGGAACAACAATTAATGAAGATAATGTAGTGTATAAAACTTTAACGGCTGCTGTTAATAACCACGGCTACCAGGTGACGTTGGATAAGGTTCTTTCCAGCTGTGCGGGGATGGAGAAGCTGGAAGCCATCACCAGCCTGCTGAAGGAAATCAACGGCAATGAAGCAGATGCTCCCGTTATTTTCCAAGACTTTTCAGAACAGCTAAAGGAAGCTTACCGGGGTCTTGATGTAAAACCTATCAATGGGACTGAAAATTTTCTGCTGAAAATGAAATCCATGAACAAAATAGTGGTCCTGAATACTGGTTATACATCCGAAATCGCCCGTCAGCTTTTAGATAAATTACAGTGGAAGGAATCTATCCATTTTGATGCACTGATTACGGCTGATGATGTTTCTGAAAGCCGTCCAAGTCCTGAAATGATCTATCTTGCCATGAAGAAATTCAATATCAGTGAACCTGGTAACGTTTTAAAAGCCGGTGATTCTGTTATAGATATTGAAGAGGGAAAAAATGCAGGCTGCGGACTTACGGTTGCGGTTCTTTCCGGCGCACAAAACAGGACTGAACTGGAAACCGCACATCCGGATTATATTTTTAATACAATTTCTGAGGCTGAAGATATACTTTAA
- a CDS encoding DUF5690 family protein, which produces MTQGINKKTLVTLKAALAAFGVYFCMYGFRKPFTVASFEGLSYFGVDYKILIIIAQAVGYFISKFIGIKFISELKPEKRITYLLASIAVAELALLGFAAVPAPYNIVFMFINGIPLGMIWGIVFSYIEGRKTTEIIGLFLCSSFVVSSGFTKSTGKFLMDHFPVSEFWMPFCTGLVFIIPLIIFAFLLERIPRPTEEDILLKTKRQPLNGMERKKLIRRFFVPIVCIIFLYVCLTILRDFRDNFNREIWDGLNFTLDSSIFTLTEIPIAVMVLLILSFMVKVKNNKKAFAYYHYILFGGILMVGLSTYLFQNGALSPFLWMMVSGFGMYICYIPFNGIYFDRMIAAFDIKGNVGFLTYTVDSFGYLGSVLILLYKNFGSSQTSWLNFYIHLNYIITAVVFILSVTAFLAFRKKEKPKSNSNPFINFDTSKIL; this is translated from the coding sequence ATGACTCAAGGCATCAACAAAAAAACACTGGTAACACTGAAGGCTGCATTAGCCGCTTTCGGTGTTTACTTCTGCATGTATGGTTTCCGCAAGCCTTTTACGGTAGCTTCTTTTGAAGGGCTCTCCTATTTTGGGGTAGATTATAAGATCCTGATCATCATAGCCCAGGCGGTCGGTTATTTTATTTCAAAATTCATAGGGATTAAATTTATTTCGGAGCTGAAACCGGAAAAAAGAATTACGTACTTATTGGCAAGTATTGCCGTGGCAGAGCTGGCTTTACTTGGATTTGCAGCAGTTCCTGCTCCTTATAATATTGTTTTCATGTTCATCAATGGTATTCCCCTTGGTATGATTTGGGGCATTGTATTCTCTTATATTGAGGGGCGGAAAACCACAGAGATTATCGGGCTTTTCCTATGTTCAAGCTTTGTGGTATCGTCCGGATTTACAAAATCTACAGGGAAATTCTTAATGGATCATTTTCCGGTGTCAGAGTTCTGGATGCCCTTCTGCACAGGATTAGTATTTATCATTCCTTTAATTATTTTTGCTTTTCTTCTGGAAAGAATTCCCAGGCCTACGGAAGAAGATATTCTGCTTAAAACCAAAAGGCAGCCTTTAAACGGGATGGAAAGAAAAAAGCTGATCCGCCGGTTTTTCGTTCCTATTGTCTGCATTATCTTCCTGTACGTCTGTTTAACTATTTTAAGAGATTTCAGGGATAATTTTAACCGGGAGATCTGGGACGGGCTGAATTTTACGCTGGATAGTTCTATTTTCACCTTAACAGAGATTCCTATTGCCGTTATGGTTCTTCTGATCCTAAGCTTTATGGTTAAAGTGAAAAACAACAAAAAGGCTTTTGCCTATTACCATTATATCTTATTTGGTGGTATTCTGATGGTCGGTCTTTCAACCTACTTATTCCAAAACGGAGCTTTATCTCCGTTCCTGTGGATGATGGTTTCCGGATTTGGAATGTATATCTGCTACATTCCTTTTAACGGAATTTATTTTGACCGGATGATCGCTGCTTTCGATATCAAAGGAAATGTAGGATTTCTGACCTATACCGTAGATTCTTTTGGCTATCTGGGAAGCGTCCTCATCCTGCTTTACAAAAACTTTGGATCATCACAGACTTCCTGGCTTAATTTTTATATTCATCTGAATTATATTATCACAGCCGTTGTTTTTATACTTTCGGTTACGGCTTTTTTAGCCTTCAGGAAAAAAGAAAAACCGAAATCAAACTCTAACCCATTCATTAATTTCGATACGTCGAAAATTTTATAA
- a CDS encoding TIGR03364 family FAD-dependent oxidoreductase: MTTKFDLIVVGGGILGTFHAYHALNKGLSVALLERNSVPQGATVRNFGQVVPSGMDLKWQNFGRESLAIYNELHDQADLTIRKNGSVYIASNDEEIQLIEELYEINRNNDYESVLLSKNDCIKKFDGLRSDYCKAGLFFPQELSVDSADMIVKLHQLLREKLGLQIYYNTTIIETGENGQHCTAISSEGTEFTASKIIICGGHEFKTLYPKVFDESDLEVSKLQMLQTKPQGIYSLQGNILTGLSIRRYESFSECASYQKIKSSEDPKSFEKKFGVHILFKQALDGSVILGDSHEYADAKNADDLGYDLNMEIDEFMIHEAKKIIDLPTYEIQRRWFGVYSQCKTKDIFEHSPSANIHIVTGIGGKGMTGSGGFSKFNIDKIYA; encoded by the coding sequence ATGACAACAAAATTTGATTTAATCGTTGTAGGAGGAGGTATTTTAGGTACATTTCATGCCTATCATGCCCTAAATAAAGGTCTTTCGGTAGCTTTACTGGAAAGAAACTCCGTGCCACAAGGAGCAACGGTAAGAAATTTCGGCCAGGTGGTTCCCTCCGGAATGGATCTTAAATGGCAGAACTTCGGAAGAGAAAGTCTCGCTATCTACAATGAACTCCATGATCAGGCAGATCTTACCATAAGAAAAAACGGTTCCGTATATATCGCCTCTAATGATGAGGAAATTCAGCTTATTGAAGAGCTGTACGAAATCAACAGAAATAATGATTACGAATCGGTTCTGTTATCAAAGAACGACTGCATCAAGAAATTCGACGGGCTCCGTTCGGATTATTGTAAAGCCGGTCTCTTTTTCCCGCAGGAACTTTCGGTGGATTCGGCAGATATGATTGTAAAGCTTCATCAGCTTCTCCGCGAGAAACTGGGATTGCAGATTTACTACAATACCACCATCATCGAAACCGGGGAAAACGGGCAGCACTGTACCGCCATAAGTTCGGAAGGAACTGAATTTACCGCATCGAAGATCATTATCTGTGGTGGTCATGAATTCAAAACATTATATCCTAAAGTATTTGACGAGAGCGATTTAGAAGTGAGTAAGCTGCAGATGCTGCAGACGAAGCCGCAGGGTATTTATTCGCTTCAGGGAAATATCCTTACCGGGCTTTCCATCAGAAGATATGAGTCATTCAGTGAATGTGCTTCCTATCAGAAAATCAAATCATCAGAAGACCCGAAATCATTTGAGAAAAAGTTCGGGGTACATATTTTATTCAAACAGGCCCTTGACGGCTCTGTTATCCTGGGAGATTCCCATGAATATGCGGATGCTAAAAATGCAGATGATCTGGGCTATGACCTGAATATGGAAATCGATGAATTCATGATCCATGAAGCTAAGAAAATCATTGATCTTCCAACCTATGAAATCCAGAGAAGATGGTTCGGGGTGTATTCCCAGTGCAAAACGAAAGATATTTTTGAGCACAGCCCTTCCGCGAATATCCACATTGTAACGGGTATCGGAGGGAAAGGAATGACGGGAAGCGGTGGCTTTTCAAAATTTAATATAGATAAAATTTACGCATAA